In Deinococcus gobiensis I-0, one genomic interval encodes:
- a CDS encoding LuxR C-terminal-related transcriptional regulator, translating into MNEVLRVVVVDDHPLFREGVVAALQAEGDLVVVAQGGSASDAAELAAQHLPDVLLLDLHLPGGGLNALRDIGVAYPAIRVVMLTFSEDETDVLGALKAGARGYIIKGVTGRELRQVVRTVSEGEVSITPLLASGLLYELAQPARPVPGPLVETLTPRERQILEGVAQGRSNKEIARELGLTEKTVKHYMTNVLQKLQVRNRVEAALLAQQWPRP; encoded by the coding sequence ATGAATGAGGTGCTGCGGGTCGTGGTGGTCGACGACCATCCCCTGTTCCGGGAAGGGGTCGTGGCGGCGCTGCAGGCCGAGGGCGATCTCGTGGTCGTGGCGCAGGGCGGCTCGGCGTCGGACGCGGCCGAACTCGCGGCCCAGCACCTGCCGGACGTGCTGCTGCTCGATCTCCATCTGCCCGGCGGGGGACTGAATGCCCTGCGGGACATCGGCGTGGCCTATCCCGCCATCCGGGTCGTGATGCTCACCTTCAGCGAGGACGAGACCGACGTTCTGGGGGCGCTGAAAGCGGGCGCGCGCGGCTACATCATCAAGGGGGTCACGGGCCGGGAACTGCGTCAGGTGGTGCGGACCGTCAGCGAGGGCGAGGTGAGCATCACGCCTCTGCTGGCGAGCGGGCTGCTGTACGAACTGGCCCAGCCTGCCCGCCCGGTGCCGGGGCCGCTCGTCGAGACCCTGACTCCCCGCGAGCGTCAGATTCTCGAAGGTGTGGCTCAGGGCCGCAGCAACAAAGAGATCGCCCGGGAGCTGGGCCTGACGGAAAAGACGGTCAAGCACTACATGACCAACGTTCTCCAGAAGCTCCAGGTGCGCAACCGTGTGGAGGCGGCGCTCCTGGCCCAGCAGTGGCCCAGGCCCTGA
- a CDS encoding sensor histidine kinase, which translates to MSAFSALPGRPRRGEALRAPGRGSLSRQYAGASLLILTVSLLVLGWWVGTEIQQGVVHRTAATTALYVENFIVMQVQELSRAERLAPEHIAAIERLLAGTSPGREIVSIKIWGPGGRVVYGEQAGQTFAVKPEQARAWRGEVISHLTVPDDDENETLRPRYPQLIETYTPIRLENSDQVLAVAEFYQDARQLTGEIRAAQGRSWVVVALIMLVTYLVLSGLVRRGSQTIDRQRAELDAQVQHLETLLSHNRELHDRVQRAASRAVAMNEQVLRRIASDLHDGPAQEISHALLRLDTLSHGLPAAQRPQIGPVEQALSAALGEMRTLAKDLRLPELAPLPLEAVVARAVRDHQRRTGTAVEFSPQVQSGPDVSLSVKMAAFRIVQEGLNNAFRHAAGLEQKVELALDTQGVTLEISDGGAGLVWRGEAPPDRLGLVGMRERAESLGGTFEVTCRGGSGTLLRIHLPLCPDVPHE; encoded by the coding sequence ATGTCCGCGTTCAGTGCCCTGCCGGGTCGGCCACGCCGGGGCGAGGCCCTACGCGCGCCCGGACGCGGTTCGTTGTCCCGCCAGTACGCGGGGGCCAGCCTGCTGATCCTGACCGTGAGCCTGCTCGTCCTGGGTTGGTGGGTGGGTACCGAAATCCAGCAGGGCGTCGTTCACCGCACCGCCGCGACCACGGCCCTGTACGTCGAGAACTTCATCGTCATGCAGGTGCAGGAGCTCAGCCGCGCCGAGCGCCTCGCCCCCGAACACATCGCGGCGATCGAGCGGCTATTGGCCGGCACCTCGCCGGGCCGCGAGATCGTGAGCATCAAGATCTGGGGGCCGGGGGGCCGGGTGGTCTACGGCGAGCAGGCGGGCCAGACCTTCGCGGTCAAGCCCGAGCAGGCCCGTGCGTGGCGGGGCGAGGTCATCTCCCACCTGACGGTGCCCGACGACGACGAGAACGAAACGCTGCGCCCCCGCTACCCGCAGCTGATCGAGACCTACACGCCCATCCGCCTCGAAAACTCCGATCAGGTGCTGGCCGTCGCGGAGTTCTATCAGGACGCCCGGCAGCTCACCGGTGAGATCCGGGCCGCCCAGGGCCGCAGCTGGGTGGTCGTGGCGCTGATCATGCTGGTGACCTATCTGGTGCTGTCGGGCCTGGTGCGCCGGGGCAGCCAGACCATCGACCGCCAGCGCGCCGAACTCGACGCCCAGGTTCAGCATCTCGAGACCCTGCTGTCGCACAACCGCGAGCTGCACGACCGCGTGCAGCGCGCCGCGTCGCGTGCCGTGGCGATGAACGAGCAGGTTCTGCGCCGCATCGCCAGCGACCTGCACGACGGCCCGGCCCAGGAGATCAGCCACGCCCTGCTGCGGCTCGACACGCTGTCGCACGGGCTGCCTGCGGCGCAGCGCCCCCAGATCGGGCCGGTTGAGCAGGCCCTGAGCGCTGCGCTGGGCGAGATGCGGACCCTCGCCAAGGACCTGCGCCTCCCGGAACTGGCCCCCCTGCCGCTGGAAGCCGTGGTCGCCCGCGCAGTCCGCGACCACCAGCGCCGCACGGGCACGGCAGTCGAGTTCTCGCCTCAGGTCCAGAGCGGTCCGGACGTTTCCCTGAGTGTCAAGATGGCCGCCTTCCGCATCGTGCAGGAGGGGCTGAACAACGCCTTCCGGCACGCTGCGGGGCTGGAGCAGAAAGTGGAACTGGCACTGGATACGCAGGGGGTTACGCTGGAGATTTCCGACGGAGGAGCGGGCCTGGTGTGGCGGGGAGAAGCGCCGCCGGACCGCCTGGGTCTGGTGGGGATGCGGGAACGGGCCGAGAGTCTGGGCGGTACCTTCGAGGTCACCTGCCGGGGAGGCAGCGGGACCCTGCTGCGGATCCATCTGCCGCTCTGTCCGGACGTGCCCCATGAATGA